From Erinaceus europaeus chromosome 9, mEriEur2.1, whole genome shotgun sequence, one genomic window encodes:
- the TRIM58 gene encoding E3 ubiquitin-protein ligase TRIM58 isoform X2: MARRAPWERLHEEARCPVCLDFLQDPVSVDCGHSFCLRCISEFCDRSDCALGAIYSCPQCRGPFDRSSFRPNRQLAGLVESVRQLGLGPGLGTEHARTRCCASHGEELTRFCEDDQEVLCWVCDTGPEHLAHRTLPLQEAAQSHQVKLQMALELVKKEIKETLTQESNVGKKTVIWKGVRGALNRSQSVTQLELENTPMELKTLCRIPGMREMLRKFQVDVKLDPATAHPSLLVTTDLRRVQDGELWRDVPNNPERFDTWPCILGLQSFSSGRHYWEVRVEGRAEWGLGVCQDTVQRKGETTPSPENGVWAIWLLKGNEYMVLASPSVPLLHLERPRCIGIFLDYEAGEISFYNMSTGSYIYTFNQLFSGHLRPYFFICDMTPFNLPPITETESENWSSIDPAGPDCSIRDDHS; the protein is encoded by the exons ATGGCCAGGCGGGCTCCCTGGGAGCGGCTGCACGAGGAGGCGCGCTGCCCCGTGTGCCTGGACTTTCTGCAGGACCCCGTCAGCGTGGACTGCGGCCACAGCTTCTGCCTCCGCTGCATCTCCGAGTTCTGCGACAGGTCCGACTGCGCGCTGGGCGCCATCTACTCCTGCCCCCAGTGTAGAGGCCCCTTTGATCGCAGCAGCTTCCGGCCCAACCGGCAGCTGGCGGGCCTGGTGGAGAGCGTGCGGcagctggggctggggcctgggctgGGCACCGAGCATGCGAGGACGCGCTGCTGTGCAAGCCACGGCGAGGAGCTCACCCGCTTCTGCGAGGACGACCAGGAGGTGCTCTGCTGGGTCTGCGACACGGGCCCAGAGCACCTGGCGCACCGCACGCTGCCACTGCAGGAGGCCGCCCAGAGCCATCAG GTAAAGCTCCAGATGGCACTGGAACTCgtgaagaaagagataaaggagaCCTTGACTCAGGAGTCCAATGTGGGGAAGAAAACTGTCATCTGGAAA GGTGTGAGAGGAGCCTTGAACCG AAGCCAGAGTGTCACCCAGCTGGAACTGGAGAACACACCCATGGAGCTGAAGACCCTGTGCCGCATCCCAGGGATGAGGGAAATGCTGAGGAAGTTCCAAG TGGATGTGAAGCTAGACCCTGCCACGGCACATCCGAGCCTCCTGGTGACTACTGACCTGCGCAGAGTGCAGGATGGAGAACTCTGGAGAGATGTCCCCAACAACCCAGAGCGCTTTGACACATGGCCCTGCATTCTGGGTCTGCAGAGCTTCTCATCTGGGCGGCACTACTGGGAAGTTAGAGTGGAAGGAAGAGCAGAGTGGGGGTTAGGAGTCTGCCAGGATACAGtacagagaaagggggagaccaCACCATCCCCTGAGAATGGGGTATGGGCAATATGGCTACTGAAAGGGAATGAGTACATGGTTCTTGCTTCTCCTTCAGTGCCTCTCCTCCACCTAGAACGGCCTCGCTGCATTGGGATCTTCTTGGACTATGAAGCAGGTGAAATTTCCTTCTACAACATGTCAACTGGATCTTACATCTACACATTTAACCAACTGTTCTCTGGCCACCTGCGGCCTTATTTTTTCATCTGTGACATGACTCCTTTCAATTTGCCACCGATAACAGAAACAGAGTCCGAAAATTGGTCATCCATAGATCCTGCTGGCCCTGATTGCAGTATTAGAGATGATCATTCCTAA
- the TRIM58 gene encoding E3 ubiquitin-protein ligase TRIM58 isoform X1 → MARRAPWERLHEEARCPVCLDFLQDPVSVDCGHSFCLRCISEFCDRSDCALGAIYSCPQCRGPFDRSSFRPNRQLAGLVESVRQLGLGPGLGTEHARTRCCASHGEELTRFCEDDQEVLCWVCDTGPEHLAHRTLPLQEAAQSHQVKLQMALELVKKEIKETLTQESNVGKKTVIWKEKVEMLRQRFRLEFEKYRGFLVQEEHLQLRHLEEEERTMMTKLRDYKSRLGQRGRMLRELAEEMEELSQQPALGLLEGVRGALNRSQSVTQLELENTPMELKTLCRIPGMREMLRKFQVDVKLDPATAHPSLLVTTDLRRVQDGELWRDVPNNPERFDTWPCILGLQSFSSGRHYWEVRVEGRAEWGLGVCQDTVQRKGETTPSPENGVWAIWLLKGNEYMVLASPSVPLLHLERPRCIGIFLDYEAGEISFYNMSTGSYIYTFNQLFSGHLRPYFFICDMTPFNLPPITETESENWSSIDPAGPDCSIRDDHS, encoded by the exons ATGGCCAGGCGGGCTCCCTGGGAGCGGCTGCACGAGGAGGCGCGCTGCCCCGTGTGCCTGGACTTTCTGCAGGACCCCGTCAGCGTGGACTGCGGCCACAGCTTCTGCCTCCGCTGCATCTCCGAGTTCTGCGACAGGTCCGACTGCGCGCTGGGCGCCATCTACTCCTGCCCCCAGTGTAGAGGCCCCTTTGATCGCAGCAGCTTCCGGCCCAACCGGCAGCTGGCGGGCCTGGTGGAGAGCGTGCGGcagctggggctggggcctgggctgGGCACCGAGCATGCGAGGACGCGCTGCTGTGCAAGCCACGGCGAGGAGCTCACCCGCTTCTGCGAGGACGACCAGGAGGTGCTCTGCTGGGTCTGCGACACGGGCCCAGAGCACCTGGCGCACCGCACGCTGCCACTGCAGGAGGCCGCCCAGAGCCATCAG GTAAAGCTCCAGATGGCACTGGAACTCgtgaagaaagagataaaggagaCCTTGACTCAGGAGTCCAATGTGGGGAAGAAAACTGTCATCTGGAAA GAGAAGGTGGAGATGCTGAGACAGCGCTTTAGACTGGAGTTTGAGAAGTATCGAGGCTTCCTGGTGCAGGAGGAGCACCTGCAGCTCAGGCatttggaggaggaggagcgcaCTATGATGACAAAGCTGCGGGACTATAAAAGCCGTCTAGGGCAGCGGGGCCGCATGCTGCGGGAGTTGGCAGAGGAGATGGAGGAGCTCAGCCAGCAACCTGCCCTGGGCTTGCTGGAG GGTGTGAGAGGAGCCTTGAACCG AAGCCAGAGTGTCACCCAGCTGGAACTGGAGAACACACCCATGGAGCTGAAGACCCTGTGCCGCATCCCAGGGATGAGGGAAATGCTGAGGAAGTTCCAAG TGGATGTGAAGCTAGACCCTGCCACGGCACATCCGAGCCTCCTGGTGACTACTGACCTGCGCAGAGTGCAGGATGGAGAACTCTGGAGAGATGTCCCCAACAACCCAGAGCGCTTTGACACATGGCCCTGCATTCTGGGTCTGCAGAGCTTCTCATCTGGGCGGCACTACTGGGAAGTTAGAGTGGAAGGAAGAGCAGAGTGGGGGTTAGGAGTCTGCCAGGATACAGtacagagaaagggggagaccaCACCATCCCCTGAGAATGGGGTATGGGCAATATGGCTACTGAAAGGGAATGAGTACATGGTTCTTGCTTCTCCTTCAGTGCCTCTCCTCCACCTAGAACGGCCTCGCTGCATTGGGATCTTCTTGGACTATGAAGCAGGTGAAATTTCCTTCTACAACATGTCAACTGGATCTTACATCTACACATTTAACCAACTGTTCTCTGGCCACCTGCGGCCTTATTTTTTCATCTGTGACATGACTCCTTTCAATTTGCCACCGATAACAGAAACAGAGTCCGAAAATTGGTCATCCATAGATCCTGCTGGCCCTGATTGCAGTATTAGAGATGATCATTCCTAA
- the TRIM58 gene encoding E3 ubiquitin-protein ligase TRIM58 isoform X3 yields MARRAPWERLHEEARCPVCLDFLQDPVSVDCGHSFCLRCISEFCDRSDCALGAIYSCPQCRGPFDRSSFRPNRQLAGLVESVRQLGLGPGLGTEHARTRCCASHGEELTRFCEDDQEVLCWVCDTGPEHLAHRTLPLQEAAQSHQVKLQMALELVKKEIKETLTQESNVGKKTVIWKEKVEMLRQRFRLEFEKYRGFLVQEEHLQLRHLEEEERTMMTKLRDYKSRLGQRGRMLRELAEEMEELSQQPALGLLEGVRGALNRSQSVTQLELENTPMELKTLCRIPGMREMLRKFQVPLLHLERPRCIGIFLDYEAGEISFYNMSTGSYIYTFNQLFSGHLRPYFFICDMTPFNLPPITETESENWSSIDPAGPDCSIRDDHS; encoded by the exons ATGGCCAGGCGGGCTCCCTGGGAGCGGCTGCACGAGGAGGCGCGCTGCCCCGTGTGCCTGGACTTTCTGCAGGACCCCGTCAGCGTGGACTGCGGCCACAGCTTCTGCCTCCGCTGCATCTCCGAGTTCTGCGACAGGTCCGACTGCGCGCTGGGCGCCATCTACTCCTGCCCCCAGTGTAGAGGCCCCTTTGATCGCAGCAGCTTCCGGCCCAACCGGCAGCTGGCGGGCCTGGTGGAGAGCGTGCGGcagctggggctggggcctgggctgGGCACCGAGCATGCGAGGACGCGCTGCTGTGCAAGCCACGGCGAGGAGCTCACCCGCTTCTGCGAGGACGACCAGGAGGTGCTCTGCTGGGTCTGCGACACGGGCCCAGAGCACCTGGCGCACCGCACGCTGCCACTGCAGGAGGCCGCCCAGAGCCATCAG GTAAAGCTCCAGATGGCACTGGAACTCgtgaagaaagagataaaggagaCCTTGACTCAGGAGTCCAATGTGGGGAAGAAAACTGTCATCTGGAAA GAGAAGGTGGAGATGCTGAGACAGCGCTTTAGACTGGAGTTTGAGAAGTATCGAGGCTTCCTGGTGCAGGAGGAGCACCTGCAGCTCAGGCatttggaggaggaggagcgcaCTATGATGACAAAGCTGCGGGACTATAAAAGCCGTCTAGGGCAGCGGGGCCGCATGCTGCGGGAGTTGGCAGAGGAGATGGAGGAGCTCAGCCAGCAACCTGCCCTGGGCTTGCTGGAG GGTGTGAGAGGAGCCTTGAACCG AAGCCAGAGTGTCACCCAGCTGGAACTGGAGAACACACCCATGGAGCTGAAGACCCTGTGCCGCATCCCAGGGATGAGGGAAATGCTGAGGAAGTTCCAAG TGCCTCTCCTCCACCTAGAACGGCCTCGCTGCATTGGGATCTTCTTGGACTATGAAGCAGGTGAAATTTCCTTCTACAACATGTCAACTGGATCTTACATCTACACATTTAACCAACTGTTCTCTGGCCACCTGCGGCCTTATTTTTTCATCTGTGACATGACTCCTTTCAATTTGCCACCGATAACAGAAACAGAGTCCGAAAATTGGTCATCCATAGATCCTGCTGGCCCTGATTGCAGTATTAGAGATGATCATTCCTAA